CGGCCAAAAAGATAGAGTCCCAGAAAACCGGACTCCAGGAAAAATGCAAAAACAGCTTCGGCCGCCAGCGGTGCGCCAAAGATATCCCCCACAAACTTTGAGTATTCAGCCCAGTTCGTGCCGAACTGGAATTCCATCACCACACCCGTGGCAACGCCCACCGCAAAGGTAATGGCCAAAAGTTTTGCGAAAAACTTGCCGGCAGCCACATAGTCGGGATCGTTCTTCCTCCACCCCAGACCTTCCACAATCACCAGAAGCCAGGCCAGACCGATGGTCAAAGGAGGAAACAGGAAGTGAAAGCCAATGGTAATCGCAAATTGAATGCGGGAAAGAAGGACAGGATCCATGCTACATTTCCAGAGGTCTGTAGGTAAATTTCTGGCCGCCCACGGAAGCCTCGTACATCAAGCCCCCCTTGGCCATGGTAAAAACCGCCACTCCGCCGCTGTAATCGGCATCTGCGGAAGCTCCCATGGTCACCGCCACAGCCGAAACCTGGGCACCCAACTCAAAATTCTCGTTCTTAAAATAATCGAAGGAAGTCTTGTCTTTGAAGAAAATGATTTCACTGTAGGCCTGGCCACCCAGCTGCCAACCAATACTGAGTTGAGTCAGACTAGTCCGCCCCACCGGCGTATGATTTACGTAAACCAAACCGGAACCATGGGCCCCGCCAATGCCGATTCCTGCCTTGCCCACGGTGGGAAAAACCGCGTAGCCATAGGCCTTATCAAAGAAGTCCTTGAGCTCCGGATCCTTTTCTTTGAAGGTTTGGATGGCCCGGTCACAACTTTCCGCCAGTTTATCCTGCTTGCGCGGATCCCATCCAAAACCCGCCTGAACCGGGGATACGGACACACAAACAAAACAGGCAAGAACCAACACTGTGATGCTCAAGCGATTCATAACACCTCCTGCTGATAAAAGAGAACTCTCTCAAAAACCGTCTTATCCTACACTTCTTTTCAGGGCCTCCGCAAGGAAGCTCTACGGGTCCTCAGAAGACACTCTCGCTCGTCCCCCGGGGGCGGATTTCCCTGCAAACAGGCACTCCTTCAATCAAATCCAACACTTCGCCCTGGTGTTCGATTGTCAGGCCTGCCCCCTTCTGTAAGCAATAGGACGCCTGGTCTTTCTGAATATCGACAATCAGGTCCTGGCCGCGAACTCTCAAAGGAAACTTGATCCCTGCTTCCTCACCACCCGGATTTTCCGGATCAAAGCGAATACGGCCGTTATAGTCGCGCAAACCTGCAAACCCATAAACCAATGCCATCCAAGTCCCCCCCATAGAGGCAATGTGGCAACCATCCCGGACATTACCTCCCACATCGGAGAGATCCATGAGCAAGGCGTACCTAAAGTAGTCCAAGGCTTGTCGCCGGTATCCCAGCTCAAAAGCCATAATGGACTGGATACACACCGAAAGTGAGGAATCACCTGTAGTCAGCGGATCGTAGAAATCGAAATTCCGCTTCTTTTGCTCCCAAGAAAACTCGTTGCCCAGCAAAAACATCGCCAACACAATATCGGCCTGCTTGATAACCTGATGGCGATAGATCACAAGAGGATGATGATACAAGAGCAGCGGATATTTCTCTAACGGAGTGTCCCAATCCCAGGGTTTCTTGTCCAAAAAGTTGTCGTCTTGCGGATGGATTCCCAGATTGTCGTCATACGGGATGTACATGTTCCCGGCTGCTTTTTCCCAATTGGCAATTTCAGTATGATCCAGCATGGTTTTGCTTATAAGCTTCTCGTACAGACCGGGTTTTACTTCTTGGAGTTCAGCTAATGCGGAAATCGCATAGCGGAGATTTTCCCGGGCCATCAAGTTGGTAAAAGTGTTGTTGTCCACAACCGTGTTGTACTCGTCGGGGCCGGTCACACCGTGAACACAAAACTTTCCTCCGCGCCGCTCGGAGAAGAAGCCCAAATCCACCCAAAGGCGCGCCGTTTCGATGAGCATTTCCGCACCGTATTCATATAGAAAATCCCTATCACCGGTCACATCAACATACTTCTTCATTGCATACATGATGTCCGCATTGATGTGGTACTGGGCTGTACCGGAAGCATAGTAAGCGCTCGCCTCTTCCCCATTAATAGTACGCCAGGGATAGAGCGCTCCTTTCTGGTTCACTTGCCAAGCCCGGACACGCGCCTTGTCCAGCATTTGATACCGGTGCAACAGCAAGTTCCTGGCCACCCTAGGGTTTGTATAGATCCAAAAGGGAAGCACGTAAACCTCAGTATCCCAAAAATAGTGGCCGTGATACGCCTCACCCGTCAGACCCTTTGCCGCCACTCCCGTTCCTTCGGCTTTTCCTGTCGCCTGGAGAATATGAAACAGATTAAAGTTCACGCACTGCTGTGCGGCCTGGTCCACAGACCCGACGTGGACATTGCTCCTGTTCCAGAACTCCTGCAACGAATGCTCCTGCTCCTGGAGAATGGCATCAAATCCCTGGTCCATAGCCCGATCCAACGTTCTTTCTGCGCGGGCCGCGACCTCCCGGTGAGACACTGTCGCCGTGGTGTGGTAACTCACATATTTTCGAAGGCGGATAGGGATCCCGGCCTCTGCCTGCACAGAGTAGACGACCTGGCCGCCGTCCTTGTCCGCCAAGGCCTTCTTCTTAACATAGCAATTTGTATCCATTTGGTGATCCATAGCGCAGGCCAATGTGAGACCGCTATTTGCGGTCTTGTAGCAAAGCACAATGCGCTCTTTTTCCACTTTGCGCGCCTGAGCCAGGAGCACTCGATGGCCAAGCACCGGCGCCTGCCGGGGGTCGTTTTCCCCTGTCCTGGTCTTTTGTTCTGTGACAGCTTCGGAGGAAATAGTGACCGAGGCCGCATCATTTAACACTGTAACCTCATAACTGATCGCCACAAGATGCTTCTGCTCAAACGATACCATCCTTACAGAGGACAACTGAATCTGCTTGCCGCGAGGTGTCTCCCAAAGAACGTCTCTGGTCAACAGGCCCTTTTTCATATCAAGGATACGTCTGTAGTCGAGAATACGGGCCCTGCTGAGCTCAAAGGGTTCGTCGTCCACATAAAGCCGGATGATCTTTGCATCCGTAACATTAACGATAGTCTGCCCATTACGCGCATAACCATAGGCATCTTCACCATAAACGATGGGATAGGATTCGTAGAACCCATTGATGAAGGCCCCGCTCAAATAGGTCGGGGAGTCCTCAACAAAATTACCTCTCATTCCCAAGTAACCGTTTCCCAATGAAAAAATACTCTCATTCTGAGCTAACCACTGGGGAGAATACTCCGTTTCGATGATCTTCCAGTCCTCCAAGGGATAAACACTGCGGGGAGGATTAACGGTCTTGTGTCGAAGCATAGCTGTCCCACTCTGTTAATTGGTTAAGAAACCCGGCAATCTTGTCCGCAGCCAAACGATGCCCGGCCTCCGTCAGATGGATGCCATCTCGAAAGAGCGCCGAGCCCGTTTCGGGCTGAAAAAAGACCGGAAATAGATCCAATAGAGGCACATTCAGTCGCGTGCAAAGTGTATCCATTTGGCTCTGCGGAAGCAATACATATTCCCGGTTCCGGCGCAGCAGTCCCGCATCAAGTTGAGGCTCAAACGGTACGCTCACCACACAAAGCTTTGCGCCCCTTTGCGCTGCGACTGATTTCATCTCCTCCAGCAGAACGCCAAACTCTTCCCACTTTTCCGGCTTCCAGGCATTGGCCATATCAGGCCGGTTCTCCCAGGGAAAGGCATCTTGGCGCACTTGCCGCAATTCGCCCCGCATCCGCCATTCCAGCTGCAAGCGGGACAGAAGATAGCTCCGCGCTGTCATGC
The sequence above is a segment of the Candidatus Omnitrophota bacterium genome. Coding sequences within it:
- a CDS encoding lipid-binding SYLF domain-containing protein, with translation MNRLSITVLVLACFVCVSVSPVQAGFGWDPRKQDKLAESCDRAIQTFKEKDPELKDFFDKAYGYAVFPTVGKAGIGIGGAHGSGLVYVNHTPVGRTSLTQLSIGWQLGGQAYSEIIFFKDKTSFDYFKNENFELGAQVSAVAVTMGASADADYSGGVAVFTMAKGGLMYEASVGGQKFTYRPLEM
- a CDS encoding glycoside hydrolase family 65 protein, which gives rise to MLRHKTVNPPRSVYPLEDWKIIETEYSPQWLAQNESIFSLGNGYLGMRGNFVEDSPTYLSGAFINGFYESYPIVYGEDAYGYARNGQTIVNVTDAKIIRLYVDDEPFELSRARILDYRRILDMKKGLLTRDVLWETPRGKQIQLSSVRMVSFEQKHLVAISYEVTVLNDAASVTISSEAVTEQKTRTGENDPRQAPVLGHRVLLAQARKVEKERIVLCYKTANSGLTLACAMDHQMDTNCYVKKKALADKDGGQVVYSVQAEAGIPIRLRKYVSYHTTATVSHREVAARAERTLDRAMDQGFDAILQEQEHSLQEFWNRSNVHVGSVDQAAQQCVNFNLFHILQATGKAEGTGVAAKGLTGEAYHGHYFWDTEVYVLPFWIYTNPRVARNLLLHRYQMLDKARVRAWQVNQKGALYPWRTINGEEASAYYASGTAQYHINADIMYAMKKYVDVTGDRDFLYEYGAEMLIETARLWVDLGFFSERRGGKFCVHGVTGPDEYNTVVDNNTFTNLMARENLRYAISALAELQEVKPGLYEKLISKTMLDHTEIANWEKAAGNMYIPYDDNLGIHPQDDNFLDKKPWDWDTPLEKYPLLLYHHPLVIYRHQVIKQADIVLAMFLLGNEFSWEQKKRNFDFYDPLTTGDSSLSVCIQSIMAFELGYRRQALDYFRYALLMDLSDVGGNVRDGCHIASMGGTWMALVYGFAGLRDYNGRIRFDPENPGGEEAGIKFPLRVRGQDLIVDIQKDQASYCLQKGAGLTIEHQGEVLDLIEGVPVCREIRPRGTSESVF